A single region of the Palaeococcus ferrophilus DSM 13482 genome encodes:
- a CDS encoding ATP-binding cassette domain-containing protein — MEKKRKEWYQKLSAGMRQKVYLALPFILQPQVLILDEPTVYVDVFTGREMWRTILELSRDSRITVLLTTHNLSEAEVLCDRVFLFNKKKIVEGKPKEIIEKTEVLKAEGKILAKIRGKVSVDDFNGIVQKIDVQYDDEFTYLQLYFKNENLKEVLALLSGYNVVDVQTSRVTLEDAFMHLFKSN; from the coding sequence TTGGAGAAGAAGCGGAAAGAATGGTATCAAAAGCTCTCAGCTGGTATGAGGCAGAAGGTTTATCTTGCTTTGCCTTTCATACTCCAGCCTCAAGTTCTCATTTTAGACGAACCCACAGTGTACGTGGACGTGTTCACCGGAAGGGAAATGTGGAGGACTATTCTGGAGCTTTCGAGGGATAGTAGGATAACGGTGCTTTTAACCACGCATAACTTGAGTGAGGCGGAGGTTTTATGTGACAGGGTTTTCCTTTTCAACAAGAAGAAAATAGTCGAAGGAAAGCCAAAAGAGATTATTGAAAAGACCGAGGTTCTCAAGGCTGAGGGAAAGATACTCGCCAAAATCAGGGGGAAGGTTAGCGTTGATGACTTCAATGGAATTGTTCAAAAAATCGACGTTCAGTATGATGATGAGTTCACATATCTTCAGCTTTATTTTAAAAACGAAAACTTGAAGGAAGTTCTGGCCCTGTTGTCCGGCTACAACGTGGTGGATGTCCAAACCTCTCGGGTGACGCTGGAGGATGCCTTCATGCACCTTTTCAAGAGCAATTAA
- a CDS encoding helix-turn-helix transcriptional regulator: protein MEVQILQAKFENGMMTMLFEVKIGLEDLQNLSLNDSEKQVLDVLLSKGELTQKELGEMLGRVNACRIIRSLESKGLVERERKGRTYVIRVI from the coding sequence ATGGAAGTGCAGATACTACAGGCAAAATTTGAGAATGGAATGATGACAATGCTCTTTGAAGTGAAAATTGGCCTGGAAGATCTCCAGAACCTCTCCCTTAATGACTCTGAGAAACAGGTTCTTGATGTCCTGTTGAGTAAGGGTGAATTGACCCAAAAGGAGCTTGGAGAAATGTTGGGAAGAGTAAACGCCTGCAGAATCATTAGAAGTCTTGAAAGCAAGGGATTAGTTGAAAGGGAGAGAAAGGGGAGAACATATGTAATCAGGGTGATATAA
- a CDS encoding ArnT family glycosyltransferase produces the protein MELKDRVSPLIFLFAFILSALTMPEKLSVTYDEALYIDIARNLAHSLGNFTYRNTYMMYRPPVYPYTLSVLYRLLPYEHHLMAARLTSSFFYALTTALVYRFARKLGLGEWQSLSGALFYALNPLAFATSNRALVHAQFTFFYTLTLYLLYTGRKEEPRRIYLAFATAALAILTRYTGLSIVGVMLAYLWLVDDWEWLKWKEYYIGAGIFVLMLLPWLYMGHVHYGGAFQPFEVASKVVTLDRPSSAFNYLKDVMLALTPGFVLLTFLGFIDLKKDDSSWLLVSWGFIGLMGILTVVHKEVRFITFLSPAIAVLSAMGVGLIHRYAGKYERENVLRGAITLGIVLLLFAPFIGEGINYKEEQWDRVWLTENRVVLMASEYSFDSIIVSGRLYTLAGFYYPGAEVDQLVNYPKMRRNLEEGHYDVVIYRQGDPLWRYIERGNYTATAKYGPYVILTRGEK, from the coding sequence ATGGAGCTGAAGGATAGAGTATCCCCCCTCATATTCCTCTTCGCCTTCATCCTCAGCGCCCTCACAATGCCCGAAAAGCTCAGCGTGACCTACGACGAGGCCCTCTACATAGACATCGCCCGAAACCTGGCGCACAGCCTTGGGAACTTCACATACAGGAATACCTACATGATGTACCGCCCGCCCGTGTACCCCTACACCCTCTCCGTCCTCTACCGCCTCCTGCCGTACGAGCACCACCTGATGGCCGCGCGCCTTACCTCCTCTTTCTTCTACGCCCTCACAACTGCGCTGGTTTACCGCTTCGCAAGGAAGCTCGGACTGGGGGAGTGGCAATCCCTCTCAGGGGCGCTGTTCTACGCCCTCAACCCCCTGGCCTTCGCAACCTCAAACAGGGCCCTCGTCCACGCGCAGTTCACCTTCTTCTACACCCTCACCCTCTACCTCCTCTACACCGGTAGAAAGGAGGAACCGCGCCGCATATACCTCGCCTTCGCCACCGCCGCATTGGCAATACTGACCCGCTACACCGGTCTTTCAATAGTAGGGGTGATGCTTGCCTACCTGTGGCTCGTGGACGATTGGGAGTGGCTTAAATGGAAGGAGTACTACATAGGGGCAGGCATATTCGTCCTCATGCTTCTCCCATGGCTCTACATGGGGCACGTCCACTACGGGGGCGCCTTCCAGCCCTTCGAGGTGGCCTCAAAGGTTGTGACCCTCGACAGACCTAGCTCGGCCTTCAACTACCTCAAGGACGTCATGCTCGCCCTGACACCGGGTTTTGTTCTCCTCACTTTCCTCGGGTTTATAGACCTCAAAAAGGACGACTCCAGCTGGCTCCTCGTGAGCTGGGGGTTCATAGGGCTCATGGGGATACTCACTGTTGTCCATAAGGAGGTGCGCTTCATAACGTTCCTCTCGCCGGCCATAGCGGTTCTCTCGGCCATGGGAGTGGGTCTTATCCATCGCTATGCCGGGAAGTACGAGAGGGAGAATGTGCTCAGGGGGGCAATCACACTGGGCATAGTCTTGCTGCTCTTCGCTCCCTTCATCGGAGAGGGAATCAATTACAAAGAGGAGCAGTGGGACAGGGTATGGCTCACAGAGAACCGCGTTGTCTTGATGGCCTCGGAGTACAGTTTCGATTCCATAATAGTTTCGGGACGCCTCTACACTCTCGCCGGCTTCTATTACCCCGGAGCCGAGGTTGACCAGCTCGTTAACTACCCCAAGATGAGGAGGAACCTTGAGGAAGGCCACTACGACGTTGTAATATACCGGCAGGGGGACCCCCTGTGGAGATACATAGAAAGAGGGAACTACACTGCAACGGCAAAATACGGCCCTTACGTGATTTTAACCCGAGGAGAAAAGTGA
- a CDS encoding radical SAM protein, which yields MKKFLSFYPYFPSYVIVSDAYMTNMQTGERILLQNSKTRNLVHSITGTTSTKDIITSFGKDAMEVLRFLYSSGYLQFSREPKDDSKFNEYHLHTVDIEITKNCNLRCLYCFNNSGHSPYEEMSAEEWIEALKLLKSHGVSVVSFTGGDPFVKKDFDQILDFAVENFQVHISTNGILLEQYLSKPEKYPEIVNSLKKVWFISVSLDSMNPSIHDAFRGHGTHSRVLRAIILARANDIPVEIGIVDHVLNHGEQEIVEFAKKIGASLSYTGLEVRGRAKRYNLGFLVPDDYQESRTKSYDEKTFEITCPVLYGEMAIQPDGYFKPCLNPPELFEKVSPLFTRGFHVFDLREKSPSEIPFLNLIKEAK from the coding sequence ATGAAAAAATTTTTATCTTTTTATCCATATTTCCCAAGTTATGTCATTGTTTCCGATGCATACATGACCAACATGCAAACGGGGGAGAGGATACTTCTTCAAAATAGCAAGACACGCAATCTTGTCCATTCGATTACAGGAACAACATCTACAAAAGATATTATAACTTCTTTCGGGAAAGACGCTATGGAGGTTCTAAGGTTTCTATATAGTAGTGGATATTTACAGTTCTCACGAGAGCCAAAAGATGATAGCAAGTTTAATGAATACCACTTACACACTGTTGATATAGAGATAACAAAGAACTGCAATCTTAGATGTTTATATTGTTTTAATAACTCTGGGCACTCCCCATATGAGGAGATGAGTGCAGAAGAATGGATAGAAGCTCTCAAATTGCTTAAATCCCATGGAGTCAGTGTGGTATCTTTTACAGGCGGAGACCCTTTTGTTAAGAAAGATTTTGACCAAATACTCGATTTTGCCGTTGAGAATTTCCAAGTACACATATCAACTAATGGAATACTTCTCGAACAATATCTATCTAAACCAGAAAAATATCCGGAAATCGTAAATTCCCTCAAAAAGGTATGGTTTATTTCAGTTTCACTTGATTCCATGAATCCTTCTATACATGATGCTTTTAGAGGTCACGGAACACATTCTAGGGTTCTACGAGCGATAATCCTAGCTAGGGCAAATGACATACCCGTCGAAATTGGAATAGTGGATCACGTTCTTAACCATGGAGAACAAGAGATAGTAGAATTTGCAAAGAAAATTGGAGCATCTCTTAGTTATACTGGATTAGAAGTACGGGGGCGTGCTAAGAGATATAACCTTGGATTTCTGGTCCCCGATGATTACCAGGAATCTCGGACAAAAAGCTATGATGAAAAGACTTTTGAAATTACATGCCCAGTTTTATATGGAGAAATGGCCATTCAGCCGGATGGGTATTTTAAACCTTGTCTAAACCCTCCGGAGTTATTTGAAAAGGTATCACCTTTATTCACGAGAGGATTCCATGTCTTCGATTTAAGAGAAAAGTCACCCTCCGAGATACCCTTCTTAAACCTTATCAAAGAGGCTAAATAA
- a CDS encoding M20 metallopeptidase family protein — MNPILEAKKIEELIVSWRRDFHMHPELKYEEERTSRIVEEHLLKWGYSIKRVGTGIIADIGEGEKTIALRADMDALPVQEENDIPYKSRIPGKMHACGHDAHTAMLLGAAKIIAEHEGELEGRVRLIFQPAEEGGNGAVKMIEGGALEGVDAIFGFHVWHELPSGIIGIREGPFLAGAGFFEAKVLGKGGHGASPHETVDPIPIAAETVLALQTVVSRNINPIETGVVSVTAIHGGTTFNVIPEEVEMEGTFRYYQPEIGELIKRRMAEIIEGIAKTHGAEAEFNINDLVPPTINDPKMADFARSVAEKYGLKHGDVAMSMGAEDFAYYLQRVPGAFLTLGIYNEEKGIIYPHHHPKFDVDEEVLYLGTAMEVALAAEFSRLT, encoded by the coding sequence ATGAATCCAATTCTCGAGGCCAAGAAGATTGAAGAGCTGATAGTTTCGTGGAGAAGGGACTTCCACATGCACCCCGAGCTCAAGTACGAGGAGGAGAGGACCTCCAGAATCGTCGAGGAGCACCTCCTCAAGTGGGGCTACTCAATAAAGCGCGTTGGAACAGGCATAATTGCCGACATCGGCGAGGGAGAGAAAACGATAGCCCTGCGCGCCGACATGGACGCCCTCCCAGTTCAGGAAGAGAATGACATCCCCTACAAGTCCAGAATTCCCGGGAAGATGCACGCCTGCGGCCACGATGCCCACACGGCCATGCTTCTCGGCGCAGCGAAGATAATAGCGGAGCACGAAGGGGAGCTCGAAGGAAGGGTTAGGTTGATCTTCCAGCCGGCGGAAGAGGGCGGAAACGGCGCGGTCAAGATGATAGAGGGGGGAGCCCTCGAAGGGGTTGACGCGATATTCGGCTTCCACGTATGGCACGAACTGCCGAGCGGAATCATAGGCATCAGGGAAGGACCGTTTCTTGCCGGTGCCGGCTTCTTTGAGGCGAAGGTTCTGGGAAAGGGCGGCCACGGAGCCTCGCCGCACGAGACCGTTGACCCAATCCCCATAGCGGCCGAGACGGTTCTGGCACTCCAGACGGTGGTGAGCAGGAACATCAACCCGATAGAGACAGGGGTCGTCAGCGTCACCGCCATACACGGGGGGACGACCTTCAACGTCATTCCCGAGGAAGTGGAGATGGAGGGCACGTTCCGCTACTACCAGCCAGAGATTGGGGAGCTGATAAAGAGGAGAATGGCTGAGATAATAGAGGGAATCGCCAAGACCCACGGGGCAGAGGCAGAGTTTAACATAAACGACCTCGTCCCTCCGACGATAAACGACCCGAAGATGGCGGACTTCGCGAGAAGCGTCGCTGAGAAGTACGGCCTCAAGCACGGCGACGTTGCCATGTCAATGGGGGCGGAGGATTTTGCCTACTACCTCCAGAGGGTTCCCGGGGCGTTTCTAACCCTCGGGATATACAACGAGGAGAAGGGGATAATCTATCCACACCATCACCCGAAGTTCGACGTGGACGAGGAGGTTCTCTACCTGGGAACCGCGATGGAAGTGGCCCTGGCTGCGGAGTTTTCAAGGTTAACATGA
- a CDS encoding ATP-binding cassette domain-containing protein, with protein MIEATGLTKYYPRLIKSLFDLKSLKDFFGNPREEIPALVDITFKVKEDEIYGLLGPNGAGKTTLCKIANGLVVPTRGHLYIDGYDSIDEHDKIRGKIFTIFGGDRDLFGLFHWRVSVEKNLRFLAELGEFPVEKQRRGSIMP; from the coding sequence ATGATAGAGGCTACGGGACTAACAAAGTACTATCCTCGTCTGATTAAGTCCCTGTTTGACTTGAAGAGCCTGAAGGATTTCTTTGGAAACCCCCGGGAAGAGATTCCAGCCCTGGTGGACATCACTTTTAAAGTCAAAGAGGACGAAATATACGGCCTTCTCGGTCCCAACGGTGCTGGGAAAACAACTCTGTGCAAGATAGCCAACGGTCTCGTGGTTCCAACCAGGGGCCATCTTTACATAGACGGGTACGATTCAATAGACGAGCACGATAAGATTAGAGGCAAGATCTTCACGATCTTTGGAGGAGATAGGGATCTCTTCGGCCTTTTCCACTGGAGGGTGAGTGTTGAGAAGAATCTTAGGTTTCTGGCTGAACTAGGGGAATTCCCCGTAGAGAAGCAGAGAAGAGGATCGATTATGCCTTGA
- the ppsA gene encoding phosphoenolpyruvate synthase, with translation MSEYKFIKWFEDLRKTDVPLVGGKGANLGEMTNAGIPVPPGFCVTAEAYKYFVENVKLEDGTVLQDWIMSVIAETNVDDSKQLQENTAKIRQKIIELPMLPEIAKEIEDAYKRLSERFNKDAVYVAVRSSATAEDLPEASFAGQQETYLDVYGVDDVIDKVKKCWASLWTARATFYRAKQGFDHSKVYLSAVVQKMVNSETSGVMFTANPVTNDRSEIMINAAWGLGEAVVSGSVSPDEYIVEKGTWKIKEKYIAKKEVMVVRNPETGKGTVYVKVADHLGPEYVEKQVLTEEQIVEVAKIGAKIEEHYGWPQDIEWAYDKDDGKLYIVQSRPITTLKEEVKTEEAEMTEEMNVLLKGLGASPGVGAGKVVVIFEADEIDKVKEGDVLVTTMTNPDMVPAMKRASAIVTDEGGRTCHAAIVSRELGIPAVVGTKEATKVLKDGMLVTVDGTRGVVYEGIVKSLVKKEEEEKAAGQVVVAGAPLMTATEVKVNVSMPEVAERAAATGADGVGLLRAEHMILGIGAHPIKFIREGKEEELVEKLVEGIRTVVEAFYPRRVWYRTLDAPTNEFRELPGGEEEPEERNPMLGWRGIRRGLDQPELLKAEFKAIKRLVDEGYDNIGVMLPLVSHVEQLRKAKEIALEVGLVPHKDVEFGVMIETPASALIIEDLCKEGIDFVSFGTNDLTQYTLAIDRDNERVFKLYDETHPAVLKLIENVIKVAKKYGVETSICGQAGSDPKMARKLVRMGIDSLSANPDAVELIRKVVAREEQRMMLEAARKALKE, from the coding sequence ATGAGTGAATACAAGTTTATAAAGTGGTTTGAGGACCTTAGGAAGACCGACGTTCCCCTCGTCGGTGGAAAGGGTGCCAACCTCGGAGAGATGACCAACGCCGGAATCCCGGTTCCACCCGGATTCTGTGTTACGGCTGAGGCCTACAAGTACTTTGTTGAGAACGTCAAGCTCGAGGACGGTACCGTCCTTCAGGACTGGATCATGAGTGTTATCGCCGAGACTAACGTTGATGACTCAAAGCAGCTCCAGGAGAACACCGCCAAGATCAGGCAGAAGATTATCGAGCTCCCGATGCTCCCGGAGATCGCCAAAGAGATTGAGGACGCTTACAAGAGACTCAGCGAGCGCTTTAACAAGGACGCCGTTTACGTCGCCGTCCGCTCATCTGCTACCGCTGAGGACCTCCCGGAGGCTTCCTTCGCCGGCCAGCAGGAGACCTACCTCGACGTTTACGGCGTTGACGACGTCATAGACAAAGTCAAGAAGTGCTGGGCCAGCCTCTGGACCGCTCGTGCTACCTTCTACAGGGCCAAGCAGGGCTTCGACCACAGCAAGGTCTACCTTTCAGCCGTCGTCCAGAAGATGGTCAACAGCGAGACCAGCGGTGTTATGTTCACCGCCAACCCGGTCACCAACGACAGGAGCGAGATCATGATCAACGCTGCCTGGGGCCTCGGTGAGGCCGTCGTCAGCGGCAGCGTTTCCCCGGACGAGTACATCGTCGAGAAGGGCACCTGGAAGATAAAGGAGAAGTACATCGCCAAGAAGGAGGTCATGGTCGTCAGGAACCCCGAGACCGGCAAGGGCACCGTCTACGTCAAGGTCGCCGACCACCTCGGCCCCGAGTACGTTGAGAAGCAGGTTCTCACCGAGGAGCAGATCGTTGAAGTGGCTAAGATAGGTGCCAAGATAGAGGAGCACTACGGCTGGCCGCAGGACATTGAGTGGGCCTACGACAAGGACGATGGAAAGCTCTACATCGTCCAGAGCAGGCCGATCACCACCCTCAAGGAGGAGGTTAAGACGGAGGAGGCTGAAATGACCGAGGAGATGAACGTCCTTCTCAAGGGTCTTGGCGCTTCACCCGGCGTTGGTGCCGGTAAGGTTGTCGTCATCTTCGAGGCCGACGAGATAGACAAGGTCAAGGAGGGCGACGTCCTCGTAACTACGATGACCAACCCGGACATGGTTCCGGCAATGAAGAGGGCTTCCGCTATCGTTACCGACGAGGGCGGAAGAACCTGCCACGCCGCTATCGTTAGCAGGGAGCTCGGTATCCCGGCAGTTGTCGGTACCAAGGAGGCCACCAAGGTTCTCAAGGACGGCATGCTCGTCACCGTTGACGGTACCAGGGGTGTCGTCTACGAGGGCATAGTCAAGAGCCTCGTTAAGAAGGAGGAAGAGGAGAAGGCCGCCGGCCAGGTCGTCGTTGCCGGTGCTCCGCTCATGACCGCCACCGAGGTCAAGGTCAACGTCTCAATGCCCGAGGTTGCCGAGAGGGCAGCCGCCACCGGCGCCGACGGCGTTGGACTCCTCAGGGCAGAGCACATGATCCTCGGCATCGGCGCCCACCCGATCAAGTTCATCAGGGAGGGCAAGGAGGAAGAGCTTGTCGAGAAGCTCGTTGAGGGCATCAGGACCGTCGTCGAGGCCTTCTACCCGAGGCGCGTCTGGTACAGGACCCTTGACGCTCCGACCAACGAGTTCCGCGAGCTTCCGGGCGGAGAGGAGGAGCCCGAAGAGAGGAACCCGATGCTCGGATGGAGGGGCATCAGGAGAGGCCTCGACCAGCCGGAGCTCCTCAAGGCCGAGTTCAAGGCCATCAAGAGGCTCGTCGATGAGGGCTACGATAACATCGGTGTCATGCTCCCGCTCGTCAGCCACGTTGAGCAGCTCAGGAAGGCCAAGGAGATAGCCCTTGAGGTCGGCCTCGTCCCGCACAAGGACGTCGAGTTCGGTGTCATGATCGAGACCCCGGCCTCAGCGCTTATCATCGAGGATCTCTGCAAGGAGGGCATTGACTTCGTCAGCTTCGGCACCAACGACCTTACCCAGTACACCCTCGCCATAGACAGGGACAACGAGCGCGTCTTCAAGCTCTACGACGAGACCCACCCGGCCGTTCTCAAGCTCATTGAGAACGTCATAAAGGTCGCCAAGAAGTACGGCGTCGAGACCAGCATCTGCGGCCAGGCCGGAAGCGACCCGAAGATGGCCAGGAAGCTCGTGAGGATGGGCATTGACAGCCTCAGCGCCAACCCAGATGCAGTCGAGCTCATCAGGAAGGTTGTTGCTCGCGAGGAGCAGAGGATGATGCTCGAGGCCGCCAGGAAGGCCCTCAAGGAGTGA
- a CDS encoding 2,3-bisphosphoglycerate-independent phosphoglycerate mutase, with protein sequence MKRKGIFILADGLGDRPVKELNGKTPLEYANTPNLDRLAKMGICGLQDPISPGQPAGSDTAHLSLLGYDPYKTYRGRGYYEALGAGIEVTEDDIAFRVNFATIENGVITDRRAGRIATEEAHELAKAIQEQVKLPVDFVFKGATSHRAVLVLRDLAKGYRVGENDPHVEGKEPHPFEYGDEASKKTAEILEEFVKKAHEVLERHPINERRRKEGKPVANYLLVRGAGVAPDIPAKFPQQWRLKAGAIVAVALVGGVLKAVGFDVIPVEGITGEYDTDEMAKARAAVKALEEYDFLFVHFKPTDAAGHDGNAMRKVEMIEKLDRMVGYILDNVDLERTVILLTGDHSTPIEVKNHSGDPVPVVIAGGGVRTDDVEAIGERPCAKGGLGRVRGKYLVPIMMDLMGRAEKYGA encoded by the coding sequence ATGAAAAGGAAGGGGATATTCATACTCGCCGACGGTCTCGGTGACAGGCCCGTTAAGGAGCTCAACGGGAAGACCCCGCTGGAGTACGCGAACACCCCAAATCTCGACAGATTAGCAAAGATGGGCATATGCGGCCTTCAGGACCCGATATCCCCGGGTCAGCCCGCGGGAAGCGACACCGCTCACCTCTCGCTCCTCGGCTACGACCCCTACAAGACCTACCGCGGCAGGGGTTACTACGAGGCCCTCGGGGCGGGAATAGAGGTCACTGAAGATGACATAGCCTTTCGCGTTAACTTCGCAACCATCGAGAACGGGGTAATAACCGACCGCAGGGCGGGAAGGATAGCTACCGAAGAGGCCCACGAGCTCGCGAAGGCCATCCAGGAGCAGGTGAAGCTCCCGGTTGACTTCGTCTTCAAAGGGGCCACCTCTCACCGCGCCGTTTTGGTGCTGAGGGACCTCGCGAAGGGCTACCGCGTCGGGGAGAACGACCCCCACGTCGAGGGTAAAGAGCCCCACCCATTCGAGTACGGGGACGAGGCGAGCAAAAAGACGGCTGAAATCCTTGAGGAGTTCGTGAAGAAGGCCCACGAGGTTCTTGAGAGGCACCCCATAAACGAGCGCAGGAGGAAGGAGGGCAAGCCGGTGGCGAACTACCTTCTCGTGAGGGGGGCGGGGGTTGCGCCCGACATCCCGGCGAAGTTCCCGCAGCAGTGGAGGCTCAAAGCCGGCGCCATAGTTGCGGTGGCCCTCGTTGGTGGTGTCCTCAAGGCGGTGGGATTTGATGTGATCCCCGTGGAGGGCATAACCGGTGAGTACGACACGGACGAGATGGCGAAGGCCAGGGCGGCGGTGAAGGCCCTCGAGGAGTACGATTTCCTCTTCGTCCACTTCAAGCCCACCGACGCTGCCGGTCACGACGGGAACGCCATGAGGAAGGTGGAGATGATAGAGAAGCTCGACAGGATGGTCGGCTACATCCTCGACAACGTTGACCTCGAGAGGACGGTTATACTGCTCACAGGAGACCACAGCACGCCGATAGAGGTAAAGAACCACAGTGGCGATCCCGTCCCTGTCGTCATAGCGGGCGGAGGCGTTAGGACCGACGACGTTGAGGCCATTGGCGAGAGGCCCTGCGCGAAGGGTGGCCTCGGAAGGGTGAGGGGCAAGTACCTCGTGCCCATAATGATGGACCTCATGGGCAGGGCCGAGAAGTACGGGGCATAA
- a CDS encoding ABC transporter permease encodes MISTQGIRTIRAFAFIQREAFFSRRFDLILQFISLGLNILFIGIFAKLVTINANISQYGTANYLDYLLIGSIIHNLVFLPRGSTSSFVLGRVFPVLYNSPASLMAIFVGVNAWRILWNLGLTLVITLIYVFFFGLKIHFNLGVLVVILSGILLIFALDLFSAGFRIATKANQDPLNWFFNITAQLVSGLYFPPSALPGWLRPLSKIHPETYILQMGRLTMGAGYSLSQILPSLMNMVAVTLGMLVVGYLAFLWGFNKAKQLGTLGHV; translated from the coding sequence ATGATCAGTACTCAGGGGATTAGGACGATCAGAGCGTTTGCTTTCATTCAGAGGGAGGCCTTTTTCTCAAGGCGCTTTGACTTAATCCTCCAGTTCATCAGCTTAGGCTTGAACATCCTCTTCATCGGAATTTTCGCAAAGCTCGTTACAATCAACGCTAACATTTCCCAGTACGGCACCGCAAACTACCTCGATTACCTCCTAATAGGCTCAATAATCCACAATCTCGTCTTCCTTCCAAGGGGCAGCACCTCCTCATTCGTCCTGGGAAGAGTTTTCCCTGTCCTCTACAATTCGCCCGCGTCGTTAATGGCTATTTTTGTGGGGGTGAACGCTTGGAGGATACTCTGGAATCTGGGGCTAACCCTTGTGATAACCCTCATCTACGTCTTCTTCTTTGGACTGAAGATCCACTTTAACTTGGGCGTCCTTGTCGTAATCTTGAGTGGTATTCTGCTTATTTTTGCCCTTGACCTGTTCTCGGCAGGCTTTAGGATCGCCACCAAGGCGAACCAGGATCCACTAAACTGGTTCTTCAACATAACTGCCCAACTCGTGAGCGGGCTCTACTTTCCGCCAAGTGCGCTCCCTGGATGGCTTCGGCCCTTATCAAAGATTCACCCAGAAACATACATCCTCCAGATGGGCAGGCTCACGATGGGTGCAGGCTACTCACTCTCTCAAATCCTGCCCAGCTTAATGAACATGGTGGCTGTGACCCTGGGAATGCTGGTTGTTGGCTATTTGGCTTTCCTCTGGGGATTTAACAAGGCTAAGCAACTTGGAACGCTGGGGCACGTATGA
- a CDS encoding TrmB family transcriptional regulator sugar-binding domain-containing protein — MVSVDRRVYALIIIIAIIGAGINAYMKHYEGGEIYEAANKAYHLVRKGFNVTVTVEDVNGTIITGEMFSVYGSTIYIVKGGKRISIGGPSARLEDVKARHIEVQARGKVFVYELPPIEGPFEDAIKPYIVPSYSERFSGLIYVKGGFNAVDFGKLKYSVDYLTYGSIDLKQSLGDGVVLSTGMVPLSMLEEYLGDREVYMYGTLYVNSEEQNLNLRLIEVREQ, encoded by the coding sequence GTGGTAAGCGTGGACAGGAGGGTTTACGCGCTCATAATCATCATCGCGATCATCGGTGCGGGAATAAACGCGTATATGAAGCACTACGAGGGTGGGGAGATATACGAGGCCGCCAACAAAGCATACCATCTCGTGAGGAAGGGATTCAACGTTACGGTCACCGTTGAGGACGTGAACGGGACCATCATCACCGGTGAGATGTTCTCGGTTTACGGCTCCACCATCTACATCGTCAAGGGCGGGAAGAGGATATCCATCGGCGGCCCCTCCGCCAGGCTGGAGGACGTGAAAGCACGCCACATAGAGGTTCAGGCCAGGGGAAAGGTCTTCGTCTACGAGCTCCCCCCCATAGAGGGTCCCTTCGAGGATGCCATAAAACCCTACATCGTGCCCTCCTACTCGGAGCGCTTTTCGGGTTTGATATACGTTAAGGGCGGCTTCAACGCGGTGGATTTTGGAAAGCTCAAGTACAGCGTTGACTACCTCACCTACGGTTCCATAGACCTCAAACAGTCCCTTGGAGATGGTGTTGTCCTCTCCACTGGAATGGTGCCCCTGAGCATGCTCGAGGAGTACCTCGGGGACAGGGAAGTTTACATGTACGGCACCCTCTACGTGAACTCCGAGGAGCAGAACCTCAACCTCCGTCTCATTGAGGTGAGGGAACAATGA